In Bos taurus isolate L1 Dominette 01449 registration number 42190680 breed Hereford chromosome 13, ARS-UCD2.0, whole genome shotgun sequence, the DNA window GGCAGACAGGAGTGGGCTGGAGTGTGATAGGAAACAGGGTATTTGCAGAGTCTCAAAGTATCATCTTCCACGAGACATTTATTCATTACAAAGGGAGAAGCAGTAACTCTGCAGGGAGCTGCCCATCACCCGGTGACGCCACCTTAACCAAGGAATCAAGGTCAGCATCACCGTGGGGGGACATTCTGGCACCATAGACCCCCTGATAGGATGCACGGCGAAGGCACAAGATCCCTGCGGTGGCATTCCTGCCTAAGCCCTCAACCTCATCATGAGAAAGCATCAGGCAGACCCAAAGTGGGCTCTGAAGTCTTTCTCCCTCTGTTTAAACCTGGCTGCCCTACGACTCACTGGGTGGCTTTGGAAAGTCACTTCACTTcttgcctcagcttcctcatctgtaaaatgaggattgtACCAGTACCCACCTCAGACAGTTATATGGAGAGTTAAGTGTGTTGATAAAATACATGTGCAGTGCCTACAGCGGTGTTGTGGCTTGGAGTGAGGGCTGTGATAGTGTCTGCAGTTATCCTGTGAGACCAGCAGTGTCTTCTGCCGACCTCAGGgatatttgtttctttcctttttcccctctCATTCTGCTTCTGGAAGCTTCCAGTGCAGGCCCTGGTGCTGAGCCCTCCTCCACCAGCTGTTTTGTTCTAACAGTTTTTCCCACTCCCCAGTAGGTAGTTGAAGCACCAGTATCTGGACCTTAAGATCATCTGCTTTTGAAAGAATCAGAATGAGTGCTCTCTCAGTTAGGGCTGTTGAAAAGACAGAGCTCATGTCACCAGAGAACCTTCTGCGGGCCAGTTTCCTTTATTCCCAGCCCAGGGTCCAGACCTTTCTGGGCTGGGCTTGTGGGACCTTGTGGTTTAGGGGAGTGGTGGTGTGGATCTGTGTCACAATGACCTGGCCGAGCCCTAACCCCATGTCACGTGTTTAGCACCCGTTCAGCCAATGAGActgtggcacacacacacagcctgagtCCCCGCTTGGCCTTGCCTTTGATGTCACAATCTGACCTTGTGTATATTAACCTGGCCGCAGCTGCTCACACACCAGTCGGCAAGGTCAGGAGGACCAGTGCAGTGGGATGTGGAAGAGAATTGACCATCAGCTCAAGATCAAGGCAGGGGATGGGCCGCAGGCAGGCCAGTTCAAGGAACTGGGTCCAGGTCGGGAACCTGCTGTGCCACACCCTCTCTCGCTGTCAGAATTCCAGACCGTCCCAGTGTTTGAGGACATCAGCCAGCACGTCAAAGAAGTGGGGAGCCAGCTGGTGAAGAAAGTCAATGCCATCTTCCAGCTGGACATCACCAAAGATGGGAAGACTGTCCACCAGTGGACCATTGATCTGAAGAACGGCTCTGGGGACACGTATCgaggacctgccaggctcccagcGGACACCGTCTTCACAATCCCCGAGCCTGTCTTCATGGAGTTGATTTTGGGCAAAATGAACCCTCAGAAGGCTTTCCTTGCCGGCAAGTTCAAAGTGAGCGGCAAAGTTCTGCTTGGCCAGAAGCTGGAGAGAGTTTTCAAGGACTGGGCTAAGTGGTAAGCCTGCCGGAATATCAGGAAAATGAGCAGACCTTCTCTCCAATTACAATGTCAAGCAGCAATCATGCTTAAGCTgaagattaaaacaaaaagtatTCAATATTTTTACTCAAATTCTTCCTATTCAAGTTTGATTAATGTTCCTGCTGATGTGTTAATTTGGAGCGAGGGTTCTAGAGCAGTAAAGAGAATTGTAGTGTATCACCTaaaatctttgtctttttctttccttagatTTATTTATGTCATAATACGCTAGGGTGAAAGCCCCAGGTAGACACACAGGTGGTTTTGACAGCTGGGTTTAAATGCTTCAGCGATTGAGTTCCTGGaactttcattttgtttggaGTCTTTGGGAAAGAAGTGATGACCATCACTTTGCAGTATTCCATTGGCAGCCTGGCTCTTTGAGGAGACTTTAACACAGGGTTGCAGTGTTCTAAAAGGGTGaactctcctggtggctcagacggtaaagaatctgcctgcagtgcaggagtcccaagtttgatccctgggttgggaagatcctttggagaagggaatggctacccactccagtattcttgcctggagaatcccatggacagaggagcctggtgggctacagtccatggggcagtagagagtcgggtacgactcacactttcactttctttccacagCTGTGGGGATGGAATGAGGTCACAGAGGGGGTGTGCCCCTGATGTAACACAACTTCTGATGGATTTAATTCCAGTAGAGTCGAAGGGCTTAAAAAATGTTCTAGGCTGCTGGTTCTTAAATTGGAATGTACATCTGATTACCTGGAAGCCCACATGGCGGGGCTCCACTCATTGTTTCAACTCTGTAGGTCTGGATGGCGTGGGGAATGTGCATTTCTAGcccagctcccaggtgatgctggtgagACCGCCCTTACAGAACCCCTGCTGTGGTCCACGCACAGCTTTCAGTGAAGATCACAACTGATCTGCTGTAGACCTGTGAGATGTTCCAGCATGTCGAGGGTCTCCCGCAGACAGATTACACAGCCCTCTCGTGGGCCATTTCTGGCATCAGGAACTTGTGCACTGAGCATTTCACAAAATCAGAGGTGATGCTGGGAGATATTTCCTTCTGGGAACCCCCTCCACACATGGAACGAAGCAGCTGCAGCCTGATGAGGCCTCCCTGTGGGTGAGTGTGTGGGTCATTAGTTCCTCATGACCAGTGTGCACCTTATCTTGTAGGTTAAATACACACAGTGTGGACCCTCCAAAAGCCACCCAGGAGCTTCATGGAAATGGCCATCCTTAAACACATGCCTGCCAAACAATCCAACTAGTCCTTCCCTAGGTATTTTCCCAAGAGAAAAGCGTACACACAAGTATAAAAATTTGTACGTGAATGTTCATGGCAGTGTATTTGGGATTGTCCCAGACTAGAAATaaactgaatgtccatcaacaattgACAGATCAAGGGATGTTCTAccctggaatactactcagcaagaAATGGGGTTGAATTTTCATTGTGGGCACAACCACACGGTGAATGTTGGAACTGTGCAGAGTGAGCAAGGCCAGAGGAAACAAGTGTGTGCCTGTGGTCTACTCATGTAACATAGCAGACATGTAAACTGTAGTGGCAGAaaggtcagtggttgccaggagacggggatgggtggggagtggggaggcagTTTGGGGTGGTGGATGCGTTGATTGCCCTGGGGGTGGTGACGGTTTCACAGGCATTATGTTTTTCGTAGATCAGATTGTGTACTTACATACACATAGGCAGTTTACTATGTGTCCATAAAactcagtggactgtagccctccaggctcctccatccatgggattctcca includes these proteins:
- the SCP2D1 gene encoding SCP2 sterol-binding domain-containing protein 1 isoform X1, whose product is MTQSGTSCSHTSRQGQEDQCSGMWKRIDHQLKIKAGDGPQAGQFKELGPGREPAVPHPLSLSEFQTVPVFEDISQHVKEVGSQLVKKVNAIFQLDITKDGKTVHQWTIDLKNGSGDTYRGPARLPADTVFTIPEPVFMELILGKMNPQKAFLAGKFKVSGKVLLGQKLERVFKDWAKW
- the SCP2D1 gene encoding SCP2 sterol-binding domain-containing protein 1 is translated as MWKRIDHQLKIKAGDGPQAGQFKELGPGREPAVPHPLSLSEFQTVPVFEDISQHVKEVGSQLVKKVNAIFQLDITKDGKTVHQWTIDLKNGSGDTYRGPARLPADTVFTIPEPVFMELILGKMNPQKAFLAGKFKVSGKVLLGQKLERVFKDWAKW